AAGGCAACCTCCGGACAGCTTGGCTGAGTTGTCTGGTCGTCCAGAGACAGGCGCTGGCAGCGAATACAGCCAGCGGCCGGGTCGTCCCGGCAGCGTATGCGTCATACCATGTCTAGCGAAATTCATGCCAGCAGCCTGTCCCCTGCCACCGGGGCATAACGAGTTGAAACCGGGAAGCGGATGCACCAGAACAGGGACAACCGCACCCGGCTGGTGCTGCTCAGCCAGTCTCGCCGAGCGCATGTGCTTCGACATCAATGCCGTACAGCAGACTGTAAATCACCGGCAAGATCACCAGAGTCAGCAAGGTCGCAAAGCCAAGACCAAACATGATCACCACCGCCATACTCTGGAAGAAGGCATCGAACAACAGCGGTGCCATGCCCAGAATGGTGGTCAGCGCGGCCATGGCGACCGGCCGTGCCCGGCTGACTGCCGCATCGACCAGCGCCAGCCCGGGCTCCTTGCCGGTTTCCAGCTGTATCTTGATCTCATCGACCAGCACGATGCCGTTTTTCACCAGCATCCCGCTCAGGCTGAGCAGACCCAGCAAGGCCATAAAGCCGAAGGGAATGCCGGTGAGCAAGAAGCCGATGGTCACGCCGATGATCGCCAAAGGGACCACCAGCCAAATGGCCGCAGCTCGCTTGAACGAATCGAACAGCAAAATGGTGATCAGGAACATCGCCAGATAGCCAAGGGGCAGGCTGCCGAATACCGCTTTGCGGGCATCGCGGGAGCTTTCGAATTCACCGCCCCATTCCAGCTGGTAGCCACGCGGCAGCTCAATTGCTTCAATCTGCGGACGCAGGCGCTGGAACAACTGGTCGGCAGTCTGGCCACTGAGCAGACTCGGATCGGCCTGCACCGTCAGGGTACGCCGGCGATCCTGGCGCATGATCAAGGGGTCCTCCCATTCGGTAACAAAGCCGGTGACCACCTGTTCAATGGAGACATAGGTGTCCCGCGCTGTGCTCCAGACCATCAGGTCATTCAGGGTGCCCGGATTCAGCCGTTCCTCATCCGGAGTGCGGGCAACAATCGGCAGCAACCGGGTGCCGTCGCGGTATAGCCCCAGGGTCAGGCCACTGAAATTCATTTTCAGCAATGCATCCAGGTCACGCTTGTCGACCCCCAGTTCACGCGCCTGCGCCTCAGCGAACTGTGGGCGCACCAGCTTGGTCCGCTCCCGCCAGTCATGCATGACCGCGCTGGATACTGCATCAGCCCGCATGATGGTCTGGGCTTGCGCACCCAGCTGACGCAGCACCTGCGGATCAGGCCCCGTAAAGCGCGCTTCGATCTTGCTATCGGCTCCTGGCCCGAGCATCAGTTGCTTGAGTTTGGCCTGTACATTGGGGTGCTCTTGCTGCAAGTAAACTTCCAATTGCTCGATCAGGGGTACCACCTGATCCAGGTGCTCGGTGCGAACCAGCAACTGGGCAAAGTTGTTGTGCTGGCGCTGCGGGAAATAGGTCAGGATAAACCGCAACGCGCCCTGGCCAACGGTCGAGGTCACCGCCGTGACGCCGTCCTGCTCCAGTACGTACTGGTCGATTGTGCTGACTACCTGCTCGGTGTAACGAATGTCACTACCCTTGGGCAGCCAGAGATCGACAAAGAACATCGGGGTGTTGGACGGCGGAAAGAAACTCTGGCGTACCTGAGTAAAGCCCCAGGCACTGGCCAGCAGCAAGACCACCATCAAGGCCAGGGTCAGCGTACGCTGACGCAGAGCCGTGCCCAGCAACCGCCGATACAGGGTGAACAGCAGGCCCTGGTAGGGGTCCGAATCGCTTTGGCTATTGTTCTCAGGGGTATTCCCGAACAGCAAACTGGCAAAGAAGGGCGTCAGGGTAATCGCCGTAACCCAACTGAGCAGCAGGGAAATCAGCAACACCTGAAACAGTGACAGGCAATATTCCCCGGTCGCATCCTCGGACAGACCGATGGGCGCAAAAGCGATAATGGCAATTGCAGTGGCGCCGAGGAGCGGGAACTTGGTCTGGGTGACCACCGCGCGCGCGGCTTGCAGCGTAGACTGACCACGCTGCCGACCAACCAGAATGCCTTCGACAATCACGATGGCATTGTCCACCAGCATACCCAGGGCAATAATCAACGCGCCCAGGGAAATACGCTGCAATTCGATACCCAGAAGGTGCATGAAAATAAAGGTACCGAGCACTGTGAGCGCCAGAATCAGACCGATCAGCAGGCCGCTGCGCAGCCCCATGAAGAGCAACAGCACAACCACAACGATAACCACCGCCATGATAAAGCTGAGCACAAAACCACTGACCGACCCCTGCACCTCGGTGGCCTGATCGTAAAACACATCCAACTGCATACCGGCCGGGCGGTCGCCATCCAGTTCCGCCAGTCGCGCTTGTACCGCGTGGCCGACATCGACCACATTGACGTGATCAGCGAAGGCTACCCCCAGCGCCAGGGCGCGCTCGCCCTGAGCGTGATAGAGATTGCTCGGTTGATCGGTAAAGCCGCGCCGCACCTCGGCAATATCGCCCAGATAAATCCGTTGCGCGGTACCCGGATCGCTGATGATCAAGCGCTCCAGTTCGCCAATGTCGGTAAACTCACCGGTCGGGTGCAAACGCACTGACTCGCTGCCGATCCAGATGCTGCCGGCATCGGAGACGACGTTCTGGTTGCTCAACAGTTGCTGCAAGCGCACGGGCGCAACACCCAGGCTGGTCATGCGGGCACGGGATATTTCCAGAAATACCTGTTCCTGGGGTTCGCCCGCCAGCGCCACTTTGCCGACACCGGGCACCAGAATCAGCTCGCGGCGCAAATAATTGGCAAAATCGCGCAATTCCCGGTAACTATAGCCATCACCGCGCAACAGCAGAAAAGTGCCGTATACGTCGCTGAAGTCATCCTGAATCCGCGGTGCTTCCACCCCCGGTGGCAAATGCGGCCGAATATCATTGATCTTGCGGCGCATTTCATCCCAGATCTGGGGTAATTGATCCGCGCCATACTGGCTCTTCATTTCTACCGTGATCTGCGACAACCCGGCACCACTGATCGAGCGAATGCTGTCAACATACGCCAATTGCTGGATGGCATTTTCCAGCGGATAGGTCACCTCCTCCTCAACCTGTTGCGGCGAGGCGCCAGGGTAAGGGGTTACCACCATGGCCATTTTCAGCGTGAAGTCGGGATCTTCCAGGCGACCAAGATCAAGGAAGGCAATGATGCCGCCGATGCCCAGGAGCAGGGCGATCAGCCAACTGGTGACCTTGCGCTGAATGAAGTATCCGGCAATATCCGTACTCACAAGCCGCGCTCCCGCTCCCAGGGGCGTACCTGCTGCCCTTCCGACAACTCGGAGGACCCTACGGCAACAATCTGCTCACCGGGTTCCAGGCCACTGAGTATCTCGATGCCATTGGCCGTCAGCTGGCCAACGGTGACGTCGCGGGCAGTCACCCGCAAGGTCTCATCCTGCACCTCGGCAACCCAGACCTGACGGACCTCTGGTCCCTGTTCATCCGGGCTGAAAACAGCCTCCACCGGCACCAGCAAGGGTAAATCCCCGGTATTGCCAAGACGGGCAAAATCCACCACCACGGTAGCGCTCATCCCCGGCAACAGCACCACTCCCGGGGGCAGCGGCATACCCAGGGTGACCTCATAAGTCAGGGTGCGCGGATCAGGCTGACTGGCGTGTTCCTTGTAATGTGCCAACACATCCAGACCCGGCAGGCTGTCGATGCGAACTCTTGGTTGGTAGCTGGTTGGCGACGTATCCGGACGCAGATTGGCCAACAGGCTTTCCGGCAACTGAAACACCACATCCATGCTCTCGCCTGCATAGAGTGTGACAATCGGTTGATTGGGCTGGACCGTCTGATAACGCTCGACATGCGTACGTGCCACCAACCCGGCAAAAGGGGCCTTGAGTTGCGTGTACGCCAGCTCCTGGCGAGCCAGATTCAAGGCAGCCTCGGCGGAATTGAACTGTGCCTGGCGCTCTTCAAATTCGGCACGCGACACCACCTGGCGGTCAACCAGGGTGCGCATGCGTTCCAGCTGGCTACGGGTCAGCTCATAGGTCGCTTCACGGTCCTGCAGGCGCAGCCGATAATCGGTGTCATCCAGCTCGGCAATCAGGTCACCCGCCTCGACCTTGCGGCCCTCGCGCGCATGCAGCTCGCGCAATTCACCGCCAAGACGGAAGGACAGCTGCGCCTCTTCCGGCGCTTGTAGACGCGCCGGAAACTCGCGCAGCCGCTGGGCTCCGGGATCAGTGACGGTAAAGAGTTTTACCGGTCGCACCAGCTCGACCGGATCCGGCGCCGGATCGGCACACGCAGCCAACAACAACAAAACGGCCAACAGACCGGCGGGAAACAAAACGCGCATGGCAAGCACCCTGACAAGAGATTATGCAGGGATTATAGGGCTATCTGTTGCCCGTTGCCGAGAATCCACCCACAGCCTTAGCGCAAGCGCTGTATTGCCCGCTGCAGGCCAGCCGCTGACAGCTCGCCAAGATGTGCATCCGCCAGGCTACCGTCACTGTGATAGAACAAGGTTGTCGGCAGCGCGCGGGAGCCAACGGCCAGGCCGAGTGCATTGTCCGGGTCACGCCAGAGGTTATCCAGCTCCAGTCCCTGTGAGGTCAGAAAGTGGGCAATCTCGGCAGTACTCTCACCAGCGTTGACCAGTACGATGGTGACGCCATCCTGTTCCTGTTGCGCCTGTTGCAGTACCGGCATCTCCCGGCGACAGGGCGGGCACCAGGTGGCCCAGATATTCACCACCATGGGCCCTTCGATGTCAGTTAATTGCAGCGGCGCGCCAGCCAGGCTGTAAAAGCTCAACTCCGGCACTTGCTGGCTGTGTTGCAACTGCGAGAAGGCGACGAGACTGAGCAACCAGAAACCGCCACCGACCACTGAGGCCAGTAACAGGGGTCGCCGTACGGCCACCTGCTGCCAGGCGCGCCAACCCGCATAGATGGCTGCCGCCAACAAGCCCGGCCAGAGCAGAAAGCCTCCGTCGCGAATATCCAGCCAGCCCAGACTGAACAGCTGATAATGCTCATGATAGAACAGCACAAAACTCAATCGCGCTACCACCAGTGCCAGCAGCAACAGGCTGCTGAGCAGATCAACGATACTGACATTACGCCCGCGCCCGGCCAGCCAGCCGACCAGCAACGCCAGAGCAAAAGCCAGCGCCGCGAGAACACGCTCGGTGGATAACGCCAAAAAACCCAGTTCGGTAGACAGCACTCGAGCTCCCTCGCGGTAAAGAATGA
This sequence is a window from Halopseudomonas salegens. Protein-coding genes within it:
- a CDS encoding efflux RND transporter permease subunit, which codes for MSTDIAGYFIQRKVTSWLIALLLGIGGIIAFLDLGRLEDPDFTLKMAMVVTPYPGASPQQVEEEVTYPLENAIQQLAYVDSIRSISGAGLSQITVEMKSQYGADQLPQIWDEMRRKINDIRPHLPPGVEAPRIQDDFSDVYGTFLLLRGDGYSYRELRDFANYLRRELILVPGVGKVALAGEPQEQVFLEISRARMTSLGVAPVRLQQLLSNQNVVSDAGSIWIGSESVRLHPTGEFTDIGELERLIISDPGTAQRIYLGDIAEVRRGFTDQPSNLYHAQGERALALGVAFADHVNVVDVGHAVQARLAELDGDRPAGMQLDVFYDQATEVQGSVSGFVLSFIMAVVIVVVVLLLFMGLRSGLLIGLILALTVLGTFIFMHLLGIELQRISLGALIIALGMLVDNAIVIVEGILVGRQRGQSTLQAARAVVTQTKFPLLGATAIAIIAFAPIGLSEDATGEYCLSLFQVLLISLLLSWVTAITLTPFFASLLFGNTPENNSQSDSDPYQGLLFTLYRRLLGTALRQRTLTLALMVVLLLASAWGFTQVRQSFFPPSNTPMFFVDLWLPKGSDIRYTEQVVSTIDQYVLEQDGVTAVTSTVGQGALRFILTYFPQRQHNNFAQLLVRTEHLDQVVPLIEQLEVYLQQEHPNVQAKLKQLMLGPGADSKIEARFTGPDPQVLRQLGAQAQTIMRADAVSSAVMHDWRERTKLVRPQFAEAQARELGVDKRDLDALLKMNFSGLTLGLYRDGTRLLPIVARTPDEERLNPGTLNDLMVWSTARDTYVSIEQVVTGFVTEWEDPLIMRQDRRRTLTVQADPSLLSGQTADQLFQRLRPQIEAIELPRGYQLEWGGEFESSRDARKAVFGSLPLGYLAMFLITILLFDSFKRAAAIWLVVPLAIIGVTIGFLLTGIPFGFMALLGLLSLSGMLVKNGIVLVDEIKIQLETGKEPGLALVDAAVSRARPVAMAALTTILGMAPLLFDAFFQSMAVVIMFGLGFATLLTLVILPVIYSLLYGIDVEAHALGETG
- a CDS encoding efflux RND transporter periplasmic adaptor subunit, which gives rise to MRVLFPAGLLAVLLLLAACADPAPDPVELVRPVKLFTVTDPGAQRLREFPARLQAPEEAQLSFRLGGELRELHAREGRKVEAGDLIAELDDTDYRLRLQDREATYELTRSQLERMRTLVDRQVVSRAEFEERQAQFNSAEAALNLARQELAYTQLKAPFAGLVARTHVERYQTVQPNQPIVTLYAGESMDVVFQLPESLLANLRPDTSPTSYQPRVRIDSLPGLDVLAHYKEHASQPDPRTLTYEVTLGMPLPPGVVLLPGMSATVVVDFARLGNTGDLPLLVPVEAVFSPDEQGPEVRQVWVAEVQDETLRVTARDVTVGQLTANGIEILSGLEPGEQIVAVGSSELSEGQQVRPWERERGL
- a CDS encoding TlpA family protein disulfide reductase — protein: MLSTELGFLALSTERVLAALAFALALLVGWLAGRGRNVSIVDLLSSLLLLALVVARLSFVLFYHEHYQLFSLGWLDIRDGGFLLWPGLLAAAIYAGWRAWQQVAVRRPLLLASVVGGGFWLLSLVAFSQLQHSQQVPELSFYSLAGAPLQLTDIEGPMVVNIWATWCPPCRREMPVLQQAQQEQDGVTIVLVNAGESTAEIAHFLTSQGLELDNLWRDPDNALGLAVGSRALPTTLFYHSDGSLADAHLGELSAAGLQRAIQRLR